One Salvelinus alpinus chromosome 9, SLU_Salpinus.1, whole genome shotgun sequence genomic window, aagttttaagttcctcggtgtacacatcacggacaaactgaattggtccacccacacagacagcgttgtgaagaaggcgcagcagcgcctcttcaacctcaggaggctgaagaaattcggcttgtcaccaaaagcactcacaaacttctacagatgcacaatcgagagcatcctgtcgggctgtatcaccgcctggtacggcaactgctccgcccacaaccgtaaggctctccagagggtagtgaggtctgcagaacgcatcaccaggggcaaactacctgccctccaggacacctacaccacccgatgtcacaggaaggccataaagatcatcaaggacaacaaccacccaagccactgcctgttcaccccgctatcatccagaaggcgaggtcagtacaggtgcatcaaagcagggaccaagagactgaaaaacagcttctatctcaaggccatcagactgttaaacagccaccactaacatttagcggccgctgccaacatactgactcaactccagccactttaaaaatgggaattgatggaaattatgtaaaaatgtaccactagccactttaagcaatgccacttaatacaatgtttacataccctacattacccatctcatatgtatatactgtactctatatcatctactgcatcttgccatctttatgcaatacatgtaccactagccactttaaactatgccactttatgtttacataccctacagtactcatctcatacgtatataccgtactctataccatctactgcatctgccatgccgttctgtaccaccactcattcatatatctttatgtacatattctttatccctttacacttgtgtgtgtgtgtaaggtagtagtgtggaattgttaggttagattactgttggttattactgcattgtcggaactagaagcacaagcatttcgctacactcgcattaacatctgctaaccatgtgtatgtgactaataaaatttgatttgatttgatttgaacacaggagtgatggttgctgataatgggccgctgtacgcctatgtagatataccATTAAAAAATCAGAtgcttccagctacaatagtcattaacaacattaacaatgtctacactgtatttctgatcaatttgatgttattttaaatgcacAAAaagatgtgcttttctttcaaaaacaaggacatttctaagtgaccccaaacttttgataggtagtgtatatatatatatttttttacattgtttgcaaactgatatgtgacacgtgtTAATGCCAaagtaacatgcaaaacaggcaagcccccccatttttgctaaaaatgtggggctgaaggggggggttcgcccagggtaccatacaagctagaaccgccacatacacttgaaacaaatagacacagaaaactgcagacaaaaatgctttctgctactaagatcagtgaaatgtaggctaaactgacaacggagtgaagggcagaaatctcaactagcaagcaagtcgcagcaacGAAGAACGCGAAGGAGGGGAGAATTCAGGCACAACACCtgatgtgattgggagtcccgtaaaacaacgcacaattggtccagcgtcgtccgggtttggccgtcattgtaaatacgaatttgttcttaactgacttgcctagttaaataaaggttaaataaaaaaaatacaattggtTTTCTTCGAGGATTATCTAACCCCCGCcccaacagacacacaccaagAAACGAAATTATCTATTTGAACAAGTTCTGACTGCATTGCATTACAGAAAAAACTGAATCATTTTTGGTAATCATAAACAGGTTTATTTTCTGCCACATTTTGAATTTAAAGCCAACCTGCCTGTCAAAATAGCGTATCCATGGTAACGTAGTCATAGTGAGCACGAGGACAACCAAAGTCAAACAATCAGAGCTCCCAAGTGTTTGGTCCTAGGGAGCACCCAGTGCGGAGAAGATCAGTGCCACCCAGTGCGGAGAAGTCCAGTGCCGAGAAGACAACGAACTTCAATACAGGTTGGCCATTTAGATCAGGTGGAATTTCTTATATCAATATTTCTCTTCCAACAGCTGGCCATTTACATAAGCGGGCAATTTGAATACAGCCAGACGCGCATTCACACGGTCAAGGTCGGTGTggaagatatttttttttaacgcCCGTGTCCTATATTGACAACAGTATGGTGGTAGGTCTATATGGTTATGATGAATTCATATCTGTTCATAGTTTCAGCACTAGTATGTTGTTATAAACTTTTATTTCAGAGAGAGGTCTCAATTAAGGTGAAATCGTTATGTCTATAAATTAACGTCGAGGCAGCGGAGACCAATAAATagtataattaattaattaatataaATAAGAGATAAAACAGGGCTATTTTATTGAGTAAAGCAACTAAACAGTCGTCACACTGATTTTGCTCAAAAATGTAAGACATTTTAATGCGCAGCTGAGCACATCCCATTATGACATACATTATGTGCACATCACTATTGCGCCACAGTTAGTCTGGAACACCAACCAAACAGACAAACGAGCTCCAGACACCAGCACTAACTCACCAGCTCTAAAAAGTTAGGCAATTACCCAAATTAAGGCAATCTGCTTCCCACTATCCTAAAAAGGCAGTTTTTTAGTGAAAACACTATTGGTATGAGCATCCAGCAAATGTAAATTGACTCTAATTCCACCTGTCCTTGTCCACAGACTAATCatgtcaggcactgatgtttggGTTGGCTCCTGGAGGCCCCACAAGCCCAGAGGCCCCATCGCTGCACTCTACGGCAGCCCTGGACCCAAGTATGCCCTGCCTGGAGCGACAGGTACAACTAACTTagtgattgactgactgatttaTTGGTTGATTTGTTATTACCTTTTGATTAGTTGGTTgattgtttttattttggggtATAAAAAGACACGTGGGCAATCATCTTCGCCTATTCTTCTTCAGGTCTGAACTACCATGACCCCAGGAAGCTGAAAGCACCGGCGTTCAGTTTTGGGACACGCCATCGCCAGTTCAGCTCAGACTGCTCCCCCGGGCCAGGGTACTTGGTTCCCTCCAACATCACCAGGATTGGGCGTGACGGGACCCCTGCATACTCCCTCTACAGCCGCCCCAatgacccccagctgttccaaacccCCGGACCTGGTCAGTAACCCACATCCTTTCTTTTTTGCTCCATCTGCATGTGTTTTATGTGAGGATGCACAGTGGTGCCTTAATGATACCAGTCAGACAGAATGTGGTGGTACTCTAACAGTGGGTCTAAAATATGACTAACACCTCCTTAACATCTGGAAGATCAacatgcattgcttgctgtttggggttttaggctgggtttctgtacagcacttcgtgacatcagctgatgtaagaagggctttataaatacatttgattgatgttACAGTAACAAAAAACAAACTGGTCCTCAGACATCAGTGTCAATTCACATTTTCTGGTACATTTACATGTTTCTTTTACAGATCTTTTACACATTTCTATAATTTCTACATGCAACTTAATAAAATGTCAACTTTTCTTTTCAAGAAGTGGGAACCCTCGAACAGACTGAGGAAATGGTTGCAGCGACAACATCAAAATAAATATTTCACAATGTTGATAACCTCCGTTCACATTGGTTCTGATCAAGGGACTATAAATCATGATTTTTCAAACAACACATCTGTCAAGTTCTAAAgccttttttttaaagataacTACCAGCTTTCTTAGACAGAGGCCAATGGGCTAATGTTAGACAACTATTTTAAGAAATTTCCAAAACCACAAACGTAAAATCCTATCTTAACTAAGGTGTGAAGTCTTATCAACCCTGAGGGCCACCAAGACCGAAGCCTTATATTTCTTCATCATTAAACAACGATCACCTTTGGAATCTATTACATCAGAAGGACATCATCATATCCATTATCAGGACAGACCACCTCCATAGAGGAATGTAGCTTGAAGATAAACAAGGCTAAACATTGggttgtgtctcaaatggcaaccTCTAGCTCAGGTCCACctgtacgtaaaatgtatgcacgcatgaataagtggctttggataaacacacacacacttgcgagtacacacacacaagcatgctcaAAACTACACACCGTCTCTCAGaaactacacacacatacagactcaAGACTTAATTCTGTCTGTTTGCTGTTTCAGGACGCTACTCCCCTGAGAGGTCAGGGAAGTCTGCATATTACTCTGCCCCTGCCTATTCCCTGTCTGCCAGGAGCAAAGGCTTCCGCAAcgaccagaccccaggtaacatccTCTTCAATAAATCCAACACTATGGCTTTAAGAGACATGGAATAGAATGTTGGCTGTACAATTTTAAAATGTGATCAATAAAATATTCAGTGAGCATGTTCGATGAACACTGAAAATATGATAGAACTGTAGAATAGAATGTTGGTGTATTTACGAAATGTGATTgtttgtgtcctctctctcaGGCCCTGCTGCTTACATGCTGCCCTCTGTGCTGGGGCCTGCCACCGTCAACAAAACCTCTGCCCCTAACTTCTCCCTTCGAGGACGCAGCAAGATCGGCAGCTTCCACGAGGACCTACAGAAGGTAGATCTGACATGTCAAACACACTCTTCAAAATTGACATCTCATCTGTCCTCTTTATTGATGATGGACAGATTGAGTTAGTAGGCCTATCGTTCATTGTTTTCTTCCCTCACACTTATTCCCTGTGTGTTTCCATCTACATCAGACTCCTGGCCCAGGGACATACAGAGTGGTGGACCCCTGCACCTACAAACACAAACCCCCCCACTACAGCATGACAGGACGCAACAGCATGCCTGGAGACACCACCAGGAAACCAGGCCCTGGAGCTCACCACCCTGAACAGGCAAGACACCTCATCATAACCATATCACACTTCTATAACTGTGTACTTATACAATAATTAAAATGgtaaaatatgaaaatatcttCTACAAAGTTTGTTTCTACCCTCTGTTGCATGGGTAATGCACTAACTGCCCGTCTTCCGTTCCTAGGTGACCTTCACCAGGATCAAACCTCCAAGCTTCTCTTTTGGAATTCGTCATTCTGAGTTCATCGCTCCCCTTATCGTGAACTTGGCGGAATAGGAACCCTTCCCATTCCTCCATTTCCCTCATTCCTTCCCAACATCCCTTTTCCTCATCCCTACCCCCTTATCCCAGCAATAAATTCAGCAGTATAAAAATGCTCTGCAGTGAAGAAAGTAGTTAATTGTGCCTTATTGTTCTTATGTATTGCCTATTCTGCATGGAGTACAATGATGCTGGAAGACAAGCTAACCTGACAATCACATAATCATTGTTGGTGATTAAAAACaaaagtatatttttttatatgaaGGCTATGTTTTATCAcatcaatttgatttgaataactGAGAAAAACACATCGGCTATCACGCACGCTTGAAAGTTATGAATACTTATGTGGGGGAAAAGGATTAGGCTTGTACTACACAAACACTACTTCACCTGTGGCCTCCCTTCATATTTTGTGTCACTTGTTTGTTGCATGAATGCTATGATTTGGGGAACACTTTTCTTTGGCCCATGACTGTTTTAATTTGCACATATTTTACCACATGAGACTCAGTGTGATATTGTGCCAAAGGTCTATGACCACTTTCAGTATTAAAATTATTCTGAAATACCTAGTATTATAATATTTTATTGTTCCAATACCAAAGATGTGGTTTGATATAACATTGATTTGTCATGATTCTTCTCAAACCAAAATGACTTGGCTATGTTCACTCACTTTGATGTTATAACGTG contains:
- the cimap1b gene encoding ciliary microtubule associated protein 1B yields the protein MSGTDVWVGSWRPHKPRGPIAALYGSPGPKYALPGATGLNYHDPRKLKAPAFSFGTRHRQFSSDCSPGPGYLVPSNITRIGRDGTPAYSLYSRPNDPQLFQTPGPGRYSPERSGKSAYYSAPAYSLSARSKGFRNDQTPGPAAYMLPSVLGPATVNKTSAPNFSLRGRSKIGSFHEDLQKTPGPGTYRVVDPCTYKHKPPHYSMTGRNSMPGDTTRKPGPGAHHPEQVTFTRIKPPSFSFGIRHSEFIAPLIVNLAE